One Canis aureus isolate CA01 chromosome 38, VMU_Caureus_v.1.0, whole genome shotgun sequence DNA segment encodes these proteins:
- the CRP gene encoding C-reactive protein, whose amino-acid sequence MEKLWPCLLVLMNLPGAFLQIDLDEKAFVFPRESENSYVILFPQLQKPMKAFTVCLQVYTDLTRPHSLFSYATKSQSNEILLFKERPGLFSVSVGGSDAFINFPQKFYAPQHFCITWESVTGLTELWVDGKPMVRASLRRGYTVGSGASIVLGQEQDSFGGGFDKNQSLVGDIEDVNMWDFVLSPSQILTLYTTRALSPNVLNWRNLRYETRGEVFLKKELWS is encoded by the exons ATGGAGAAGCTGTGGCCTTGTCTCCTGGTCCTCATGAACCTCCCTGGTGCTTTTCTCCAGATAG ACCTGGACGAAAAAGCCTTCGTGTTCCCCAGAGAATCAGAGAATTCCTACGTGATCCTGTTTCCTCAGTTGCAGAAGCCGATGAAGGCTTTCACCGTGTGCCTGCAGGTCTATACGGACTTGACGCGCCCGCACAGCCTCTTCTCTTACGCCACCAAGTCACAAAGCAATGAGATCCTCCTCTTCAAGGAGAGGCCCGGCTTGTTCAGCGTATCCGTGGGCGGATCTGACGCCTTCATCAATTTTCCTCAGAAGTTCTACGCGCCTCAGCACTTCTGCATCACCTGGGAGTCCGTCACGGGGCTCACAGAGCTCTGGGTGGACGGCAAGCCCATGGTGAGGGCGAGTCTGAGGAGGGGGTACACCGTGGGGTCGGGAGCCAGCATCGTCCTCGGGCAGGAGCAGGACTCGTTCGGTGGGGGCTTTGATAAGAACCAGTCCTTGGTGGGCGACATCGAGGACGTGAACATGTGGGACTTTGTGCTGTCCCCAAGTCAGATTCTCACCCTCTACACCACCAGGGCCTTGAGCCCTAATGTCCTGAACTGGCGGAACCTGAGATATGAAACCCGAGGTGAAGTGTTCCTCAAGAAGGAGCTGTGGTCCTGA